TTTGGCGTTGCGCTCCATGACGCGGTAGTCCCGCCGCGCTTCCGGGGGCGTCTCCGCCGCGCCCAGCCGCTTGGCCAGGGAGCCCAGGATCAGGGTCAGGGGCGTACGCAGCTCGTGGCTCACGTTGGCGAAAAAATTGGTCTTGAGCGCGTCGAGTTCCCGCGTCTGCTCGTAGAGGCGGGTGATTTCCTCGTTGGCCCCGCGCAGGCGGTCATTGGCCTCCCGCGAAGCGGCCAAGGCCGTCTCGGCCGCCCGCCTGGCCCGGCCGAGACGGGCATGGGTCAGGCTGAACAGCACACCCATGCCGATGAAGACCAATACGGAAACGAGGCTGACCGTGCTTCCCACCCGAAAGGAATAATACGGGGCCACGAAACAAAGCCCGAGTATTGCCGATTCCGCCGTGGCGGCCAGGCCGCCGGCCACGCCGCCGATCTGCGAACTGAAGAACACGGCCGGGAAAAAAAGAATCCAGCCAAAAGGTTCCAGCGTGGACCACAGCAGCCATTGCAAGACGAACGCCACGACAGGCAGCGCAAGCGCCAAGGCCAAACAGGACGGCGAGCAGCCGAACAGCGACGTTTTTTTCATGGCGTGGCCGGGGGGAAAACGCCCCGTTTCCTCCTTTTCGGACCGCGCGGACAGGCGCGGCGTGCCCCGCAGGAACAAGCGCCAAGGCGAAGCGGAAAGTTCGCCAGCTTGTACTTCGATACACACAATGCGCGCCCGGTTGCAAGGGGCTCGCGTTTCCGTGCCCTTCCCCAGGTCGGACCGCGCCGCAGCCCGGAACCGGAAACCGCCGCAGGCCAGCCCGCGCCGGCAAAAAAAAGGGCGACCCCAGGCCGCCCTTTTCGCGTCAACGCATGTCCGCGGCTACAATTTCGACTTGAGCACCATGTCCGTGATGGGGCCGCGCGAACGCTCGCCCTTGAGCACGATATGGGCGTAGTTGGGGAATCCCTTGAACTTGCGCACGATCCAGTTGAGACCGTTGTTGGCCTCGTTGAGATAGGGGTTGTCGACCTGCGAGGTGTCGCCGAGCACCACGCACTTGACGCCCTCGCCCATGCGGGTGAGCACGGCCCGCACCTCGGTGCGCGACAGGTTTTGCGCCTCGTCGATGATGACGAAGGCGTTTTCGATGTTCATGCCACGCACGAAGGCCAGGGGAAGAATTTCGAACTTCTTCGGATTGATGCGCAGCATCTCGTCGTTGGGGTTGAGAAACACCTTGTTGGCCGCCCGGCAGCGGTGGAGCTTGACCAGCAAGTCGAAGACGTACTTCACGTAGGGTTCCATCTTCTCGGTCACGTCGCCCGGCAGGTAGCCGAGCTTGGCCCCGATCTCGATGGTGGGCTTGAGCACGAAGATCTTTTCGTAGTGCTTTTTCTCCTGCACCGCGAAAAGCGCCGCCGCCAGCGCCAGGAAGGTCTTGCCGTAGCCGGCCTCGCTCTGGATGGACACCAGGTCGATGTGCTGGGACATGATGAGTTCCAGGGCCAGATTCTGGTAGACGGTGCGCGGCCGCACGTTCCAGACGTCGCAGGTGTAGTTGATGATCTTTTCGCCGTCCGGCGCGTGGAGCACGGGCTTGCCGTCGCGCCAGGTGAAGCAGTTGGGGACGAGTTCCTCGCCCTCCTCGGCGAATCCCGTGTAGCGCTGGGATTCGGATTCGAAGGGCTTGGAGTCGCGCAGCTCCTCGCTTTTGAGGCCGCGCAGCTCGGCCTGGAGCTTCAGGATGCGGTCGTTGGTCACGAGCACCGGGTCCTCGATGGACGAGGCCTGGATTTCGTCGAGGATATGGTTGTCGACGATATCGGTGAAGGCGGAATGGCTCTTGTCGTTCTGGATGAAGTGGATATGCTCCCGGTTGTCGCTTAAGACCTGGATGACGTTGGCCACAATGTGGCGGAGTTTCGGGGTTTTCTTTAAGCCTTCAAGCTCCATGAGCACGTGGTAGGGAATGTGGATGGCGTTTTCCACGCCGTTTCGCAGCCGCAGCACGCTTTCCGGGTTTTCGATCAGAACGTTGGTGTCGAGCACGTAATTCTTGCGTCCCGGTCCCTGCACCTGTCGCGTCATGCCAGTCCTCCCTGGACCCTGACGACGTCGGCCCAAACCGGCCGCGACAGCCGCGGCCGCTTCCCCGACGCCCGTTTGCCGCGCGCCTTCCCCCATCGGGCCGCGTCCCCGAAACCAGCCTCCAGGTCCCGGGGACGCCGGGCGCGGCGTCCCAAAGTAAAAGGCGGCGCGACGCCCCATGCGCCACGCCGCCTTTTCGGCTCAATGTCTTCACCGCCTGCGGCAATGCTGCTCCCGATCGGCCCCGGAAGGGACCTTGCGTCAAGCACGTTCGAAGCCGCCGCCTCCCCCGCCGTCGGCCGCCGTCCCGGAAAGGGACGCGCGCGTCGCGGACGCGGGATGCCTTTTTTGCCTTCAGTTGCGATACAATCCCAACCGCGATGACAAGTCCAGTTTTTTCCGCCGCCTGCCGCTCGTCCGGATCAGCGCTTCTTCTGCAGCTTGGCCCGGTAGAGGATGGCCCCCAGGTTCATGCCGAGCACCAGCACAATCAGCACCAGCGCCGTGCCGTATTGCAGGGGCCGCGTCTTGTCGATCTCGGTGCCGGCCGTGGCCAGGACGTAGATGTGGTACGGCAGGGCCATGACCGAATCGGTAAGGTGGGTCGGCAGATAGGGCGTGAAAAAGACCGCGGCCGTGAACATGATGGCCGCCGTCTCGCCGGCCGCGCGGGAAAGGCCCAGGATGGCCCCGGTCAGCATGCCCGGCATGGCCGCCGGCAAAACCACCAGCCGGATGGTCTGCCACTTGGTGGCCCCAAGGCCGAGAGAGGCCTCGCGATAGGTCTGGGGCACGGACTTGAGCGCCTCCTCGGCCGTGCCGATGATCACCGGCAAAACCAGGATGGACAGCGTCAGGATGCCCGAGAGCAGGCTCACGCCGAGCCCGAAAAAGGTCACGAAAAAGGCCAGGCCGAAAAGGCCGAACACCACCGAGGGCACGCCGGCCAAGTTGTTGATGCCAAGCCGGATGAGCCGCAGCGTCCGGCCGGGGGTGGCGTATTCGTTGAGGTAGACGGCCGAGGCCACGCCCAGGGGAAAGGCCACGGCCATGGTGCCGAGGCTCAGGTAGATGGTGCCGAGGATGCAGGGCAGGATGCCGCCGGCGGTCATGGAGTCGCGCGGCATCTCGGTGAGGAAACTCCAGGAGATGGCCGGCAGGCCCTTGACCAGCAAGAAGCCGCAGATAAGGACCAAGGCGGCCATGTTCACGAGCGAGGACAGCCCGAACACGCCCCACATGATCTTCTGGGTGCGGTGGCGGCGGGCAAGGCCGGCCTGGGTGATGGCGTTGGCGTTCATGTTGGCGCTCCTTAGGCACTACAGGGTGGCCGCGCCGACCTGTTTGTGCTTTTCGGCCACGTGGCTGGCCACGATATTGAAAACCAGCGTGAAAAGGAAAAGGACGATGCCGATGGCGAAAAGCGCCCGGTAGTGGTTGCCGCGAAAGGCCGCCTCGGCCATTTCCGCGGCGATGCTCGACGGCATGGGCCGCACGGGCGAAAAAATGGAGGTGGGGATGATCGCCGCGCCGCCGGCGACCATGAGCACGACCATGGTCTCGCCGATGGCCCGGGACATGCCGAGCATGACCGCCGTGGAAATGCCGGACAGCGAGGCCGGCAGCACCACCTTGGCGATGGTCTCGAAATGGGTCGCCCCCAAGGCCAGCGAGGCTTCCTTGAGCTCGCGGGGCACGGAGTAGATGGCGTCCTCGGACACCGAGCAGATGGTCGGCACGGACATGAAGGCCAGCATGAGCGAGGCATTGAAAAGGTTGAGCCCGGTGGCCAGGTCGAAGGTGTCCTGCAGGTAGGGCGCGACCACCACCATGCCGAAAAAGCCGATGACGACCGAGGGCAGCGCGGCCAAAAGCTCGACAATGGGCTTGAAGATGTCGCGGGTCTTGCGGCTGGCGATCTCGGCCAGGTAAATGGCGGTCATGACCCCGAGCGGGATGGCGATGGCCGAGGACAGGGCCGTGACGGCGAGCGAGGCCACGATCAGCGGAAAGATGCCGAACAACGGCGGATCCGAGGTGGGATACCACAGCGACCCGAACAGAAAATCCGTCACCGAGACCACGCTGAAAATCGGCAGGCCCTCGACGAACAGATAGATCATGATGAGCGCCAGGGCCACGATGGAGGACAGCGCCGTCAGAAAGAACATGTTGCGGATCAGGTCGTCCTTGGCTTTGCGCGAAAGGGCCATGCGATTTCTCCCGAGAGCGCGTCCCGGCCCCGCAAGCCGGAACCGGGACGCGTAAATGGGCGGAGGTTTGGTGCGAAGGCGACTAGCTCAGGGGCACGTAACCGACTGCCTTGACCAGCTTCTGGCCTTCGGCGCCGAGCAGGAAGTCCACCAGGCCCTTGACCGCGCCGGCGGGAGCGCCGTTGGTGTAGATGTAGAGGTCGCGGGATATGGGGTACTTCTTGGACTTGGCGGTCTCGGCGGTGGCCTTGACGCCGTTGACGCTCAGCGGCTTGGTGGAGGCGTCGAGGTAGCCCAGGCCGATGTAGCCGATGGCGTTCTTGTTCTTGCTGACGGCCTGGACCACGGCGCCGTTGGAAGCCTGCATCAGGGCGCCGGGGAACACGTGGGCCTTTTTCATGACCAGGTTCTCCCAGCACTCATAGGTGCCCGAGGAGGTGTCGCGGGAAATGACGACCACCGGGCCCGTGCCGCCGAGATCCTTCCAGGAGGTCACCTTGCCGGTGTAGAGCTCCTTGAGCTGCTCCAGGTTGACGGCTTCGAGCTTGTTGGCCGGATTGACGATCGGGACGATGGCGTCGATGGCCACCACGGTCTGGACCGGATTTTCGCCCTTGCTCTTGGCCAGGTCGATTTCCTTCTGCTCCATGGCGCGCGAAGCCATGGCGATATCGGTGGAACCGTCGATCAGGGACTTGATGCCGTTGCCCGAACCGCCGCCGGAAACGGAAATCTTCACGTCCGGATGGGCCTTCATGTAGGCCTCGACGACCTTCTGCATGATGGGCAGGACGGTGGTGGAACCGTTGACTTTGATGGCGGTTTCGGCAAACGCGGTGGAGGCCACGAGCAACAGCGCGGCCACGATACCAATAAGTTTCTTCACTTGAGAACCCTCCTAAGTGGTTGTCGCGCCACGATTGGCGCGAAATGCCCCAGGTCACGGGCGAAACCTATGGACGGACTGTGACGGTTCGGTGACAAGGCCACGGAAAACGCGTGACGCGGCACCCTGTCCGAATTCACAAATGATTCCCACAAGTTGTATTGTTCAATTGTTACAAGGCCTCCATGACGACGCCGGGGCCGCCACACCGGGCGGCCGGACGCCGGGCGGGCGCTGACGGGACGGTTCCTTGACCACGGGGCTTGGCCGGTCTATGTACGTGACCATATACCTGGAACAGAAATTTTGACCACCCCTCCAGCCGGAGTCGTCATGCCCGCACCGTTTATTCTTTCGCCTTCCCTGCTTTCCTCCGACTTCGGCCGGCTGGCCGACGAACTGGCCGCCCTGGAAGGGGCCGGCCTGCGCTGGGTCCATCTGGACGTCATGGACGGGCTGTTCGTGCCCAACATCACCTTCGGCCCGCCGATCATCGCCGCCATGCGCCGCCGCAGCAAACTGTACTTCGACACGCACCTCATGATCGAGCGGCCGGAGCGTTACCTGGCCGCCTTTCGCGAGGCCGGCTCGGAC
Above is a window of Solidesulfovibrio fructosivorans JJ] DNA encoding:
- a CDS encoding PhoH family protein, with the protein product MTRQVQGPGRKNYVLDTNVLIENPESVLRLRNGVENAIHIPYHVLMELEGLKKTPKLRHIVANVIQVLSDNREHIHFIQNDKSHSAFTDIVDNHILDEIQASSIEDPVLVTNDRILKLQAELRGLKSEELRDSKPFESESQRYTGFAEEGEELVPNCFTWRDGKPVLHAPDGEKIINYTCDVWNVRPRTVYQNLALELIMSQHIDLVSIQSEAGYGKTFLALAAALFAVQEKKHYEKIFVLKPTIEIGAKLGYLPGDVTEKMEPYVKYVFDLLVKLHRCRAANKVFLNPNDEMLRINPKKFEILPLAFVRGMNIENAFVIIDEAQNLSRTEVRAVLTRMGEGVKCVVLGDTSQVDNPYLNEANNGLNWIVRKFKGFPNYAHIVLKGERSRGPITDMVLKSKL
- the pstA gene encoding phosphate ABC transporter permease PstA yields the protein MNANAITQAGLARRHRTQKIMWGVFGLSSLVNMAALVLICGFLLVKGLPAISWSFLTEMPRDSMTAGGILPCILGTIYLSLGTMAVAFPLGVASAVYLNEYATPGRTLRLIRLGINNLAGVPSVVFGLFGLAFFVTFFGLGVSLLSGILTLSILVLPVIIGTAEEALKSVPQTYREASLGLGATKWQTIRLVVLPAAMPGMLTGAILGLSRAAGETAAIMFTAAVFFTPYLPTHLTDSVMALPYHIYVLATAGTEIDKTRPLQYGTALVLIVLVLGMNLGAILYRAKLQKKR
- the pstC gene encoding phosphate ABC transporter permease subunit PstC, translated to MALSRKAKDDLIRNMFFLTALSSIVALALIMIYLFVEGLPIFSVVSVTDFLFGSLWYPTSDPPLFGIFPLIVASLAVTALSSAIAIPLGVMTAIYLAEIASRKTRDIFKPIVELLAALPSVVIGFFGMVVVAPYLQDTFDLATGLNLFNASLMLAFMSVPTICSVSEDAIYSVPRELKEASLALGATHFETIAKVVLPASLSGISTAVMLGMSRAIGETMVVLMVAGGAAIIPTSIFSPVRPMPSSIAAEMAEAAFRGNHYRALFAIGIVLFLFTLVFNIVASHVAEKHKQVGAATL
- a CDS encoding PstS family phosphate ABC transporter substrate-binding protein; the protein is MKKLIGIVAALLLVASTAFAETAIKVNGSTTVLPIMQKVVEAYMKAHPDVKISVSGGGSGNGIKSLIDGSTDIAMASRAMEQKEIDLAKSKGENPVQTVVAIDAIVPIVNPANKLEAVNLEQLKELYTGKVTSWKDLGGTGPVVVISRDTSSGTYECWENLVMKKAHVFPGALMQASNGAVVQAVSKNKNAIGYIGLGYLDASTKPLSVNGVKATAETAKSKKYPISRDLYIYTNGAPAGAVKGLVDFLLGAEGQKLVKAVGYVPLS